The following are encoded in a window of Arvicanthis niloticus isolate mArvNil1 chromosome 1, mArvNil1.pat.X, whole genome shotgun sequence genomic DNA:
- the Cnga4 gene encoding cyclic nucleotide-gated channel alpha-4: MSQDSKVKTTESTPPDPAKARKWLPVLDPSGDYYYWWLNTMVFPIMYNLIIVVCRACFPDLQHSYLVAWFVLDYTSDLLYLLDIGVRFHTGFLEQGILVVDKGMIASRYVRTWSFLLDLASLVPTDAAYVQLGPHIPTLRLNRFLRVPRLFEAFDRTETRTAYPNAFRIAKLMLYIFVVIHWNSCLYFALSRYLGFGRDAWVYPDPAQPGFERLRRQYLYSFYFSTLILTTVGDTPLPAREEEYLFMVGDFLLAVMGFATIMGSMSSVIYNMNTADAAFYPDHALVKKYMKLQHVNRRLERRVIDWYQHLQINKKMTNEVAILQHLPERLRAEVAVSVHLSTLSRVQIFQNCEASLLEELVLKLQPQTYSPGEYVCRKGDIGREMYIIREGQLAVVADDGVTQYAVLGAGLYFGEISIINIKGNMSGNRRTANIKSLGYSDLFCLSKEDLREVLSEYPQAQAVMEEKGREILLKMNKLDVNAEAAEIALQEATESRLKGLDQQLDDLQTKFARLLAELESSALKIAYRIERLEWQTREWPMPEDMGEADDEAEPGEGMSKDGEGKAVREGPSGM, from the exons ATGAGCCAGGACAGCAAAGTGAAGACAACAGAGTCCACACCCCCAGACCCAGCCAAAGCCAG GAAGTGGCTGCCAGTCCTAGACCCATCTGGGGATTATTACTACTGGTGGCTGAACACGATGGTCTTCCCAATCATGTATAATCTCATCATCGTTGTATGCAG GGCCTGCTTTCCTGACTTGCAGCACAGTTACTTGGTGGCCTGGTTTGTGCTGGACTACACCAGTGACCTTTTGTACCTACTAGATATCGGAGTACGCTTCCACACAG GATTCCTAGAACAGGGCATCCTGGTGGTAGACAAAGGTATGATTGCCAGTCGCTACGTCCGCACCTGGAGCTTCCTGTTGGACCTGGCCTCCCTGGTCCCCACAGATGCAGCCTATGTGCAGCTGGGCCCCCACATCCCTACACTCCGGCTAAACCGCTTTCTCCGAGTGCCCCGCCTCTTCGAGGCTTTCGACCGTACAGAGACCCGCACAGCTTACCCAAATGCCTTCCGCATAGCCAAGCTGATGCTCTACATTTTTGTCGTCATCCACTGGAACAGCTGCTTATACTTCGCTCTGTCCAGATACCTGGGCTTCGGACGGGATGCATGGGTATACCCAGACCCTGCACAGCCTGGCTTTGAGCGCTTGCGGCGCCAGTATCTCTACAGCTTCTACTTTTCCACTCTGATCCTGACCACTGTGGGTGACACGCCACTGCCAGCCCGAGAGGAAGAGTACCTCTTCATGGTGGGTGACTTCCTGCTGGCCGTCATGGGTTTCGCCACCATCATGGGTAGCATGAGCTCTGTCATTTATAACATGAACACTGCAGATGCAGCCTTCTACCCAGACCATGCTCTGGTAAAGAAGTACATGAAGCTGCAGCATGTCAATCGGAGGCTGGAGCGGCGAGTTATCGACTG GTACCAGCATCTGCAGATCAACAAGAAGATGACCAATGAGGTAGCCATCTTGCAGCACTTGCCTGAGCGGCTGCGGGCAGAGGTCGCTGTGTCCGTACACCTGTCTACCCTGAGCCGAGTACAGATCTTCCAGAACTGTGAAGCCAGCTTGCTGGAAGAACTGGTGCTGAAGCTGCAGCCCCAGACCTACTCACCAGGCGAATATGTATGCCGCAAGGGGGACATTGGCAGGGAGATGTACATTATCCGTGAGGGccagctggctgtggtggcagaTGATGGTGTCACACAGTATGCTGTGCTTGGTGCAGGGCTCTACTTCGGGGAGATCAGTATCATTAATATCAAAG GGAACATGTCTGGAAACCGACGAACAGCCAACATCAAGAGCCTAGGTTATTCAGACCTGTTCTGCCTCAGCAAGGAGGATCTGCGGGAGGTGTTGAGTGAGTACCCACAGGCCCAGGCCGTCATGGAGGAGAAGGGCCGTGAAATCTTGCTCAAAATGAATAAGTTGGATGTGAATGCTGAGGCAGCTGAGATCGCCCTCCAGGAGGCCACAGAGTCTCGGCTGAAAGGCCTCGACCAGCAGCTTGATGATCTACAGACCAAATTTGCTCGCCTCCTGGCTGAGCTGGAGTCCAGTGCACTGAAGATAGCTTACCGCATTGAAAGGCTGGAGTGGCAGACTCGAGAGTGGCCCATGCCAGAGGACATGGGTGAGGCTGATGATGAGGCTGAGCCTGGAGAAGGAATGTCTAAGGATGGAGAGGGAAAGGCTGTCCGGGAGG